The proteins below come from a single Oerskovia jenensis genomic window:
- a CDS encoding MFS transporter, whose protein sequence is MTPASRAGGDDGIAALVPAPLAVPSPVRRARRSATAAYAAQGFGFAVMLTNVPTYERYLGIGPDVITLVILGVCVCAATGSALSGWLAARCGSARVVTGGLLVAAAGILAVGLSAGSGLLATFFLAFAVYGLALGSVDASTSMQGIDVQRAYGRSLIAAFFAANAAGGVVGSLAVSGAAALGLALPVSLALVAAVVAVTVLVLRAGLLSRTAAATVAGSAGVPAAGSGSQVPDGVAPAAGSGGRSATARPGDVGAGAGAGAPRAGHDPAWSGGVPVADSGRAVVPGARGATGMVGAGTVIVLGIAMLAFPVADSAVSSWGSTFLQGVLGASAVVGPLGFGAYQATLICSRLLGDRAVERWGRVRVVALGGAVGVAGLGLVAVSPVWPLAVLGFAATGLGLGVVAPMAFSAAGDRAAEAVVGARGLGSAAVYGGAAGVARSEDSVAATRSDSTGLPVGPAASGLPTVEDATDRAVARLNVFTYVGAVLGGAMTGVFATTDALRLGFGVLAALALATVLLAGRFREADLPPDVSERA, encoded by the coding sequence ATGACCCCCGCGTCCCGGGCAGGGGGGGACGACGGCATCGCGGCCCTCGTCCCTGCGCCTCTCGCCGTCCCCTCGCCCGTCCGGCGCGCCCGCCGCAGCGCCACGGCCGCGTACGCGGCGCAGGGCTTCGGGTTCGCCGTGATGCTGACCAACGTCCCGACGTACGAGCGGTACCTGGGCATCGGCCCCGACGTCATCACGCTCGTGATCCTCGGGGTCTGCGTGTGCGCGGCGACGGGCAGCGCGCTGTCGGGGTGGCTCGCGGCCCGGTGCGGGTCGGCGCGCGTCGTGACCGGCGGGCTCCTCGTGGCGGCGGCGGGGATCCTCGCGGTCGGGCTGAGCGCGGGGTCCGGGCTGCTCGCGACGTTCTTCCTCGCGTTCGCGGTGTACGGCCTCGCGCTCGGGTCGGTCGACGCGTCGACGTCCATGCAGGGCATCGACGTGCAGCGCGCCTACGGGCGCAGCCTCATCGCGGCGTTCTTCGCGGCCAACGCCGCCGGCGGGGTCGTGGGGTCGCTCGCGGTCTCGGGCGCCGCGGCACTGGGGCTCGCGCTGCCCGTGTCGCTCGCGCTGGTCGCTGCTGTCGTGGCGGTCACGGTGCTCGTGCTGCGGGCCGGGCTGCTCTCACGGACGGCCGCGGCCACGGTCGCCGGGTCCGCCGGGGTCCCCGCTGCGGGGAGCGGCAGCCAGGTGCCCGACGGCGTCGCTCCCGCCGCAGGGTCGGGTGGCAGGTCGGCGACGGCCCGGCCGGGCGACGTGGGGGCCGGTGCCGGGGCCGGTGCGCCACGGGCGGGTCACGACCCGGCGTGGTCCGGCGGGGTGCCCGTCGCCGACTCAGGCCGGGCGGTCGTGCCCGGGGCTCGTGGCGCGACCGGGATGGTCGGCGCGGGGACCGTGATCGTGCTGGGCATCGCGATGCTGGCCTTCCCCGTCGCGGACTCCGCGGTCTCGAGCTGGGGCTCGACGTTCCTGCAGGGCGTGCTCGGGGCGAGCGCCGTCGTCGGGCCGCTGGGGTTCGGCGCCTACCAGGCGACCCTCATCTGCTCGCGGCTCCTGGGGGACCGGGCGGTCGAGCGCTGGGGGCGCGTGCGCGTCGTGGCGCTCGGAGGCGCCGTGGGTGTCGCGGGGCTCGGGCTCGTCGCGGTCTCACCCGTGTGGCCGCTCGCGGTCCTGGGGTTCGCCGCGACCGGGCTGGGGCTGGGCGTCGTGGCGCCGATGGCGTTCTCGGCCGCGGGCGACCGGGCGGCGGAGGCCGTCGTGGGGGCGCGAGGGCTCGGCAGCGCTGCCGTCTACGGCGGTGCGGCAGGTGTTGCCCGGTCGGAGGACTCGGTGGCGGCGACGAGGTCTGACTCGACCGGCCTCCCGGTGGGCCCAGCGGCGAGCGGCCTGCCGACGGTCGAGGACGCGACCGACCGCGCGGTGGCCCGCCTCAACGTCTTCACGTACGTCGGCGCGGTGCTCGGCGGCGCGATGACCGGGGTGTTCGCGACGACCGACGCGCTGCGGCTCGGGTTCGGGGTGCTGGCGGCGCTCGCCCTCGCGACGGTGCTGCTCGCGGGGAGGTTCCGCGAGGCGGACCTGCCTCCCGACGTGTCAGAACGAGCGTGA
- a CDS encoding MFS transporter — MTSDEPLATTAAPPRSLVRHRDFRHLWGGDALGQLGAQLTGFVLPIFAVTHLHATEWQMGALNAAETAAFLLLSLPAGAWVDRMRKRRVLVTADLARAAILSVVVVATLTGHASMGLLIGAAVVISTFSLFFDVAHQSYVPGLVGLDHVVEGNSKLQATQSVAMIAGPAIGGVALRVLSAPLVMVATVGTYLASALAVSRIRHHEDLPDPAARRPLRTEIAEGLRFVASEPLLRRILACTSLGNLGGAIGNAVVVIFVLRTLDVGTATYGVVLSVSAAGGLLGAVLADRAARWVGPARIIPSSAVFSGIAYAITPAAAWVATTGAADALVPAVLVVGGLVFNFAVVVYNVAQVSFRQRLCPPALLGRMNASARFLVWGPIPIGGLLGGWIGTVWGVAPALWVGALVMSLGALPVLLSPLSRMTELPVPAHD, encoded by the coding sequence ATGACGTCCGACGAGCCCCTGGCGACCACGGCCGCTCCCCCGCGCAGCCTGGTCCGTCACCGCGACTTCCGGCACCTGTGGGGCGGTGACGCGCTCGGACAGCTCGGCGCCCAGCTCACGGGGTTCGTCCTGCCGATCTTCGCGGTGACCCACCTGCACGCGACCGAGTGGCAGATGGGCGCCCTCAACGCCGCCGAGACCGCGGCCTTCCTGCTGCTCAGCCTGCCAGCGGGGGCCTGGGTCGACCGGATGCGCAAGCGGCGGGTCCTCGTCACGGCGGACCTCGCACGCGCCGCGATCCTGTCGGTCGTGGTCGTCGCCACCCTGACCGGCCACGCGAGCATGGGTCTGCTCATCGGCGCGGCCGTCGTCATCAGCACGTTCAGCCTCTTCTTCGACGTCGCGCACCAGAGCTACGTACCGGGGCTCGTGGGACTCGATCACGTCGTCGAAGGAAACTCCAAGCTCCAGGCGACCCAGTCCGTCGCGATGATCGCCGGGCCCGCGATCGGCGGCGTCGCGCTCCGGGTCCTGTCCGCGCCGCTCGTCATGGTCGCGACGGTCGGCACCTACCTCGCGAGCGCGCTCGCCGTCTCGCGGATCCGCCACCACGAGGACCTCCCCGACCCGGCGGCCAGACGCCCCCTGCGCACCGAGATCGCCGAGGGGCTCCGCTTCGTCGCGAGCGAGCCCCTGCTCCGCCGCATCCTCGCGTGCACGTCGCTCGGCAACCTGGGTGGCGCGATCGGCAACGCGGTCGTGGTGATCTTCGTGCTGCGCACGCTCGACGTCGGGACGGCGACCTACGGCGTCGTGCTGTCGGTGAGCGCGGCCGGCGGCCTGCTCGGCGCGGTCCTGGCCGACCGGGCAGCGCGGTGGGTCGGCCCGGCACGGATCATCCCCTCCTCGGCCGTCTTCTCGGGCATCGCGTACGCGATCACGCCCGCGGCGGCCTGGGTGGCGACCACGGGCGCCGCGGACGCCCTCGTACCGGCCGTGCTCGTCGTCGGGGGCCTGGTGTTCAACTTCGCCGTCGTCGTCTACAACGTCGCGCAGGTGAGCTTTCGCCAGCGACTCTGCCCGCCCGCGCTGCTGGGGCGCATGAACGCCTCGGCCCGGTTCCTCGTGTGGGGCCCCATCCCGATCGGCGGGCTGCTCGGCGGGTGGATCGGGACCGTGTGGGGCGTGGCGCCCGCCCTGTGGGTCGGGGCCCTCGTCATGTCGCTCGGGGCGCTGCCCGTGCTGCTGTCACCGTTGTCCCGCATGACCGAGCTGCCTGTCCCGGCCCACGACTGA
- a CDS encoding ArsR/SmtB family transcription factor has protein sequence MTSDRAASPAQHPAAQPSPAQPSPARPSARGAGVHAPTAELPATGGSVAERDADARALASSLRVRILRICLDEARTNKEIAQALGKNPATTLHHVRTLVARGFLAAQPERVGARGAREVPYRATGKSWTADLGPGGHRVLLDAFLEELAAADPATVDMGRLGLRLDAAGREELSQRLDEVLEDFRQREPAAGGEPWSVFVAIHHDASRDPR, from the coding sequence GTGACCTCCGATCGCGCGGCTTCGCCCGCACAGCACCCGGCCGCACAGCCTTCGCCCGCACAACCCTCGCCCGCACGGCCGTCGGCCCGAGGTGCCGGCGTCCACGCGCCGACCGCGGAGCTGCCCGCGACGGGTGGCTCGGTCGCCGAGCGGGACGCCGACGCGCGCGCGCTCGCGTCGAGCCTCCGGGTGCGGATCCTGCGCATCTGCCTCGACGAGGCGCGGACCAACAAGGAGATCGCCCAGGCGCTCGGGAAGAACCCGGCGACGACGCTCCATCACGTCAGGACGCTCGTGGCTCGTGGGTTCCTGGCGGCGCAGCCCGAGCGGGTGGGAGCGAGGGGGGCGCGAGAGGTGCCGTACCGCGCGACGGGCAAGTCCTGGACCGCGGACCTGGGGCCGGGGGGGCACCGGGTGCTGCTCGACGCGTTCCTGGAGGAGCTGGCCGCGGCCGATCCTGCGACCGTCGACATGGGCAGGCTCGGCCTGCGGCTCGACGCCGCGGGGCGTGAGGAGCTGTCGCAGCGGCTCGACGAGGTCCTCGAGGACTTCCGGCAGCGCGAGCCTGCGGCGGGTGGGGAGCCGTGGTCGGTCTTCGTCGCGATCCACCACGACGCGAGCCGCGACCCGCGCTGA
- a CDS encoding bifunctional methylenetetrahydrofolate dehydrogenase/methenyltetrahydrofolate cyclohydrolase, whose amino-acid sequence MTAQILDGKATAAAIKAELKTRLVTLAEHGVVPGLGTLLVGDDPGSQWYVAGKHRDCAEIGLSSIREDLPAEATQEEIEAAVRRLNDDPACTGYIVQLPLPKGIDTNRVLELIDPDKDADGLHPTNLGRLVLRVNEEVTSPLPCTPRGIIELIERHGVPLAGKEVVVVGRGVTVGRSIGLLLTRRAVNATVTLTHTGTQDLAALVRRADVVVAAAGVKGIITRDMVKPGAVVIDVGVSREVDQETGKSRVVGDADPAVAEVAGWISPNPGGVGPMTRAMLLANVVDSAERAAGIAS is encoded by the coding sequence ATGACCGCGCAGATCCTGGACGGCAAGGCCACCGCCGCCGCCATCAAGGCCGAGCTCAAGACCCGTCTCGTGACCCTCGCCGAGCACGGCGTCGTGCCGGGCCTCGGCACCCTCCTGGTCGGCGACGACCCGGGCTCGCAGTGGTACGTCGCGGGCAAGCACCGCGACTGCGCCGAGATCGGGCTCTCCTCGATCCGCGAGGACCTGCCCGCCGAGGCCACGCAGGAGGAGATCGAGGCCGCGGTCCGCCGCCTCAACGACGACCCCGCGTGCACGGGCTACATCGTGCAGCTCCCGCTGCCGAAGGGCATCGACACCAACCGCGTGCTCGAGCTCATCGACCCCGACAAGGACGCCGACGGGCTGCACCCGACCAACCTCGGTCGCCTCGTGCTGCGCGTCAACGAGGAAGTCACCTCGCCGCTGCCCTGCACGCCGCGCGGCATCATCGAGCTCATCGAGCGCCACGGCGTCCCGCTCGCGGGCAAGGAGGTCGTGGTCGTGGGGCGCGGGGTGACCGTGGGCCGCTCGATCGGCCTGCTCCTCACGCGCCGTGCGGTCAACGCGACGGTCACGCTCACGCACACGGGCACCCAGGACCTCGCCGCGCTCGTCCGCCGGGCCGACGTCGTCGTCGCGGCCGCGGGCGTCAAGGGCATCATCACGCGTGACATGGTCAAGCCCGGCGCGGTCGTGATCGACGTGGGCGTCTCGCGCGAGGTCGACCAGGAGACGGGCAAGAGCCGTGTCGTGGGCGACGCCGACCCGGCCGTGGCCGAGGTCGCGGGCTGGATCTCGCCCAACCCCGGCGGTGTCGGGCCCATGACCCGCGCGATGCTCCTCGCGAACGTCGTGGACTCGGCCGAGCGCGCGGCGGGGATCGCCAGCTGA
- the glyA gene encoding serine hydroxymethyltransferase, producing the protein MSAQPDNVLNQSLLEVDPEIAAVLDGELARQRDTLEMIASENFVPRAVLQAQGSVLTNKYAEGYPGRRYYGGCEQVDIAENLAIARAKSLFGAEHVNVQPHSGATANAAVLHALINKGDKILGLELAHGGHLTHGMKINFSGKLYDVSAYGVDPQSYRIEMDEVRKTALEARPDVIIAGWSAYPRHIDFAAFREIADEVGAKLWVDMAHFAGLVAAGLHPSPVPFADVVSSTVHKTIGGPRSGFILSKEEYAKKIDSAVFPGQQGGPLMHVVAAKAVSFKIAGSDEFKDRQERTLRGASIIADRLAQPDVAEKGVSVLTGGTDVHLVLVDLRHSELDGQQAEDLLHAVGITVNRNAVPFDPRPPRVTSGLRIGTPALATRGFGDAEFAEVAEIIAAALKAGVGADVEGLSARVRKLTADFPLYPGLSQ; encoded by the coding sequence ATGAGCGCCCAGCCGGACAATGTCCTGAACCAGTCCCTGCTCGAGGTGGACCCGGAGATCGCCGCGGTCCTCGACGGGGAGCTCGCGCGCCAGCGCGACACCCTCGAGATGATCGCCTCGGAGAACTTCGTGCCGCGCGCGGTCCTGCAGGCGCAGGGCTCCGTCCTGACGAACAAGTACGCCGAGGGCTACCCGGGCCGCCGCTACTACGGCGGCTGCGAGCAGGTCGACATCGCCGAGAACCTCGCGATCGCCCGCGCCAAGTCGCTGTTCGGTGCCGAGCACGTCAACGTCCAGCCGCACTCGGGAGCGACCGCGAACGCGGCCGTCCTGCACGCCCTCATCAACAAGGGCGACAAGATCCTCGGCCTCGAGCTGGCGCACGGCGGCCACCTCACGCACGGCATGAAGATCAACTTCTCGGGCAAGCTCTACGACGTCTCGGCGTACGGCGTGGACCCGCAGTCGTACCGCATCGAGATGGACGAGGTCCGCAAGACGGCCCTCGAGGCGCGCCCCGACGTGATCATCGCGGGCTGGTCGGCGTACCCGCGCCACATCGACTTCGCGGCGTTCCGCGAGATCGCGGACGAGGTCGGCGCCAAGCTCTGGGTCGACATGGCGCACTTCGCGGGCCTCGTCGCCGCGGGCCTGCACCCCTCCCCGGTGCCCTTCGCCGACGTCGTGTCCTCGACGGTCCACAAGACCATCGGTGGCCCGCGCTCGGGCTTCATCCTCTCCAAGGAGGAGTACGCCAAGAAGATCGACTCCGCCGTGTTCCCGGGCCAGCAGGGCGGCCCGCTCATGCACGTCGTGGCCGCGAAGGCCGTGTCGTTCAAGATCGCGGGCTCCGACGAGTTCAAGGACCGTCAGGAGCGCACGCTGCGCGGCGCGAGCATCATCGCGGACCGCCTGGCCCAGCCCGACGTCGCCGAGAAGGGCGTGTCCGTCCTCACGGGCGGCACCGACGTGCACCTGGTCCTCGTGGACCTGCGCCACTCGGAGCTCGACGGCCAGCAGGCCGAGGACCTCCTGCACGCCGTGGGCATCACCGTGAACCGCAACGCCGTGCCGTTCGACCCGCGCCCCCCGCGCGTCACGTCGGGCCTGCGCATCGGCACGCCCGCGCTCGCGACCCGTGGCTTCGGGGACGCCGAGTTCGCGGAGGTCGCCGAGATCATCGCGGCGGCCCTCAAGGCCGGTGTCGGCGCGGACGTCGAGGGCCTGAGCGCTCGCGTACGCAAGCTGACGGCCGACTTCCCGCTGTACCCGGGACTGTCGCAGTAG
- the mmsB gene encoding multiple monosaccharide ABC transporter permease, whose translation MNAVREYLGRNVRQYGIVAALLVIVLLFQVLTDGRLLYPNNVASLIQQNAYVMILAIGMVMVIVAGHIDLSVGSVVAFVGGLCAIMMSQWELPWLLAVVLSLGVGALVGMWQGFWVAYVGIPAFIVTLAGMLIFRGLAIVLVGTTVAGLPSGFIAISNGSVPNWFGFVGDLDVVTLAIGAIGIVAFAVAQWRSRMSLRRHELAVEPLPAFVVKIVLAAVLIGVVTYWLSLSSGGTPIVLLIVGILIIAYSFVLNRSVFGRHVYAIGGNRHAAVLSGVNSRRVDFGIFVNMGVLAAVAAVITTSRAGAGVAAAGMNYELDAIAACFIGGTAVAGGVGRVSGAMIGALIMGVLNMGLSIMAVDAAWQQAIKGLVLLLAVAFDLLSKRRAALS comes from the coding sequence ATGAACGCCGTCAGGGAATACCTCGGCCGCAACGTCCGCCAGTACGGCATCGTCGCGGCACTGCTCGTGATCGTCCTGCTCTTCCAGGTCCTCACCGACGGGCGCCTGCTCTACCCGAACAACGTCGCGAGCCTCATCCAGCAGAACGCCTACGTGATGATCCTCGCGATCGGCATGGTCATGGTGATCGTCGCCGGGCACATCGACCTGTCGGTCGGTTCGGTCGTCGCGTTCGTCGGCGGGCTGTGCGCCATCATGATGAGCCAGTGGGAGCTGCCGTGGCTGCTCGCCGTGGTCCTGTCCCTCGGGGTCGGGGCGCTCGTCGGGATGTGGCAGGGCTTCTGGGTCGCGTACGTCGGGATACCGGCGTTCATCGTGACGCTCGCGGGCATGCTCATCTTCCGCGGGCTCGCGATCGTCCTGGTCGGGACCACGGTCGCGGGCCTGCCCAGCGGCTTCATCGCGATCAGCAACGGCTCGGTGCCCAACTGGTTCGGGTTCGTGGGTGACCTCGACGTCGTGACGCTCGCGATCGGCGCGATCGGGATCGTGGCGTTCGCCGTGGCCCAGTGGCGCTCGCGGATGTCGTTGCGTCGCCACGAGCTCGCGGTCGAGCCGCTGCCCGCGTTCGTCGTCAAGATCGTCCTGGCCGCGGTGCTCATCGGGGTCGTGACGTACTGGCTGTCGCTCAGCTCGGGCGGTACGCCGATCGTCCTGCTCATCGTGGGCATCCTCATCATCGCGTACTCGTTCGTCCTGAACCGCAGCGTGTTCGGTCGCCACGTCTACGCGATCGGCGGCAACCGCCACGCGGCGGTGCTCTCGGGCGTCAACTCGCGCCGGGTCGACTTCGGCATCTTCGTCAACATGGGCGTGCTGGCCGCGGTCGCGGCCGTCATCACGACCTCGCGTGCCGGTGCCGGCGTGGCCGCGGCAGGCATGAACTACGAGCTCGACGCGATCGCCGCGTGCTTCATCGGCGGCACCGCGGTCGCGGGCGGCGTGGGGCGCGTGTCCGGCGCCATGATCGGTGCGCTCATCATGGGCGTGCTCAACATGGGCCTGTCGATCATGGCGGTCGACGCCGCCTGGCAGCAGGCGATCAAGGGCCTCGTCCTGCTCCTCGCGGTCGCGTTCGACCTGCTGAGCAAGAGGCGTGCCGCGCTCTCCTGA
- a CDS encoding exodeoxyribonuclease III: protein MLTIATANVNGIRAAYRRGMDAWVASRTPDVLLLQEVRAPDEILNELVGEGWHIAHQACDIKGRAGVAVASRLPVTAVRIGLGKGEPEPPVDTGRWVEADLTLPSGETLTVVSTYIHSGTAGTPKMDEKYAYLEKVTERLRELSAQGGLVVVAGDLNIAHKNVDIKNWKGNQKSAGFLPEERAYLDTWFDELGWVDLGRKHGGEGPGPFTWWSWRGQAFVNDSGWRIDYQLATPALAERAVKVEVDRADDYESRWSDHAALVATYDL, encoded by the coding sequence GTGCTCACGATCGCTACAGCAAATGTGAATGGTATCCGCGCCGCCTACCGCCGGGGGATGGACGCCTGGGTCGCGTCGCGCACCCCGGACGTCCTGCTCCTGCAGGAGGTCCGCGCGCCTGACGAGATCCTGAACGAGCTCGTCGGCGAGGGATGGCACATCGCGCACCAGGCGTGCGACATCAAGGGCCGGGCCGGTGTCGCGGTCGCGTCTCGCCTGCCCGTGACGGCCGTGCGCATCGGGCTGGGCAAGGGCGAGCCGGAGCCCCCGGTCGACACGGGCCGCTGGGTCGAGGCGGACCTCACCCTGCCCTCGGGCGAGACGCTCACGGTCGTCTCGACGTACATCCACTCGGGCACCGCGGGCACGCCCAAGATGGACGAGAAGTACGCCTACCTCGAGAAGGTCACCGAGCGCCTGCGTGAGCTGTCCGCCCAGGGCGGGCTCGTCGTCGTCGCGGGGGACCTGAACATCGCGCACAAGAACGTCGACATCAAGAACTGGAAGGGCAACCAGAAGTCGGCAGGCTTCCTCCCCGAGGAGCGTGCCTACCTGGACACCTGGTTCGACGAGCTCGGCTGGGTGGACCTCGGTCGCAAGCACGGCGGCGAGGGCCCCGGGCCGTTCACCTGGTGGTCGTGGCGCGGGCAGGCGTTCGTCAACGACTCGGGGTGGCGCATCGACTACCAGCTCGCGACGCCCGCGCTCGCCGAGCGCGCGGTCAAGGTCGAGGTCGACCGCGCCGACGACTACGAGAGCCGCTGGAGCGACCACGCCGCGCTGGTCGCGACGTACGACCTCTGA
- the mmsA gene encoding multiple monosaccharide ABC transporter ATP-binding protein, producing MASESNILEMRGITKEFPGVKALQDVTLDVRRGEVHAICGENGAGKSTLMKVLSGVYPHGTYDGTIVMDGEPCEFRTIRDSEARGIVIIHQELALVPHLSIAENIFLGNEKASAGIVDWHRTTSEAAALLERVGLSENPATKSMDIGVGKQQLVEIAKALSKRVDLLILDEPTAALNDEDSAHLLKLIDEFRSHGITCIIISHKLNEIAAIADRVTIIRDGATIETLDLHGAEPVTEDRIIRSMVGRSLDSRFPEHEPTIGDEVLRIEDWTVHHPIDTDRVVVDHANLHVRAGEIVGMAGLMGAGRTELAMSVFGHSYGAKISGTVYKNGAPIRTRSVAEAIGHGLAYATEDRKRYGLNLIQTIRENISASALGKVSHWGVVDSQAETQVAERYRTDFRIKAPTVEAIAGKLSGGNQQKVVLSKWVYSDPDVLILDEPTRGIDVGAKYEIYAIINALADAGKAVVVISSELPELIGLCDRVYAMSQGRITGEVARADATQEALMHYMTMDKGVDVR from the coding sequence ATGGCCAGCGAGAGCAACATCCTCGAGATGCGGGGGATCACCAAGGAGTTCCCCGGCGTCAAGGCGCTGCAGGACGTCACGCTGGACGTGCGGCGCGGCGAGGTCCACGCGATCTGCGGGGAGAACGGGGCCGGGAAGTCGACCCTGATGAAGGTGCTGTCGGGCGTCTACCCGCACGGCACCTACGACGGCACGATCGTCATGGACGGCGAGCCGTGCGAGTTCAGGACCATCCGCGACAGCGAGGCGCGCGGGATCGTCATCATCCACCAGGAGCTGGCGCTCGTCCCGCACCTGTCGATCGCGGAGAACATCTTCCTCGGCAACGAGAAGGCCTCCGCGGGGATCGTCGACTGGCACCGCACCACGAGCGAGGCCGCGGCCCTGCTCGAGCGTGTGGGCCTGTCCGAGAACCCCGCGACCAAGTCGATGGACATCGGTGTCGGCAAGCAGCAGCTCGTCGAGATCGCCAAGGCGCTGTCCAAGCGCGTGGACCTGCTCATCCTCGACGAGCCCACCGCGGCGCTCAACGACGAGGACAGCGCCCACCTGCTCAAGCTCATCGACGAGTTCCGCAGCCACGGGATCACCTGCATCATCATCAGCCACAAGCTCAACGAGATCGCCGCGATCGCCGACCGCGTGACGATCATCCGCGACGGCGCGACCATCGAGACCCTCGACCTGCACGGCGCCGAGCCCGTGACCGAGGACCGCATCATCCGCAGCATGGTCGGACGCTCGCTCGACAGCCGCTTCCCGGAGCACGAGCCGACCATCGGTGACGAGGTGCTGCGCATCGAGGACTGGACCGTGCACCACCCGATCGACACCGACCGCGTCGTCGTCGACCACGCGAACCTGCACGTGCGGGCGGGCGAGATCGTCGGCATGGCGGGACTCATGGGTGCCGGGCGCACCGAGCTCGCGATGAGCGTGTTCGGGCACTCGTACGGGGCGAAGATCTCCGGGACCGTCTACAAGAACGGCGCGCCGATCAGGACGCGCAGCGTCGCCGAGGCCATCGGTCACGGGCTGGCGTACGCGACCGAGGACCGCAAGCGGTACGGCCTCAACCTCATCCAGACCATCCGGGAGAACATCTCGGCCTCGGCGCTCGGCAAGGTCTCGCACTGGGGAGTCGTCGACTCGCAGGCCGAGACCCAGGTCGCCGAGCGCTACCGCACGGACTTCCGGATCAAGGCGCCCACCGTCGAGGCGATCGCCGGCAAGCTCTCGGGCGGGAACCAGCAGAAGGTCGTCCTGTCGAAGTGGGTGTACTCCGACCCGGACGTCCTCATCCTCGACGAGCCCACGCGCGGCATCGACGTGGGCGCGAAGTACGAGATCTACGCGATCATCAACGCCCTCGCCGACGCCGGCAAGGCCGTCGTCGTCATCTCGTCCGAGCTCCCCGAGCTCATCGGCCTGTGCGACCGCGTCTACGCGATGAGCCAGGGCCGGATCACGGGCGAGGTGGCGCGAGCCGACGCCACGCAAGAAGCACTGATGCACTACATGACCATGGACAAGGGAGTCGACGTCCGATGA
- the chvE gene encoding multiple monosaccharide ABC transporter substrate-binding protein produces the protein MTSMRKAVATAAGVTLLFGALTACSSERSGGESGGGETGSDTPLIGIAMPTRSLERWNNDGAHLEELLGDAGYETTLQYADNKVDQQITQLQNMINQGADVLVIASIDGTALGPVLDAAAKEEIPVIAYDRLINDSEHVDYYATFDNEKVGTLQGEFIAEKLGLEGGAGPFNLEPFAGSPDDNNARFFFKGAWDVLAPYVESGQLVVPSGKAPATVDDWTTIGIQGWESAKAQSEMENRLNSFYTDKKVNVVLSPNDSLALGIEQALEGSGYTAGEGWPLVTGQDADEANVKNMLAGKQAMTVWKDTRTLGDQVAKMVQQIVDGEEVEVNDTETYDNGVKVVPSFLLDPQVVTADTVQTSLVDSGFYTADKLGL, from the coding sequence ATGACGTCTATGCGCAAGGCGGTCGCCACCGCTGCCGGAGTGACTCTGCTGTTCGGTGCTCTCACGGCCTGCAGCTCGGAGCGTTCGGGTGGAGAGTCCGGCGGTGGAGAGACGGGGTCCGACACGCCCCTGATCGGCATCGCGATGCCGACCCGCAGCCTCGAGCGCTGGAACAACGACGGCGCCCACCTCGAGGAGCTCCTCGGCGACGCCGGCTACGAGACCACGCTCCAGTACGCGGACAACAAGGTCGACCAGCAGATCACCCAGCTCCAGAACATGATCAACCAGGGCGCCGACGTCCTCGTCATCGCCTCGATCGACGGCACGGCGCTCGGTCCGGTCCTCGACGCCGCCGCCAAGGAGGAGATCCCGGTCATCGCGTACGACCGACTCATCAACGACTCGGAGCACGTCGACTACTACGCGACGTTCGACAACGAGAAGGTCGGCACGCTCCAGGGCGAGTTCATCGCCGAGAAGCTCGGCCTCGAGGGCGGCGCCGGGCCGTTCAACCTCGAGCCCTTCGCCGGGTCGCCCGACGACAACAACGCCCGCTTCTTCTTCAAGGGAGCCTGGGACGTCCTGGCCCCCTACGTCGAGTCGGGTCAGCTCGTCGTGCCCTCGGGCAAGGCGCCCGCGACGGTCGACGACTGGACCACGATCGGCATCCAGGGCTGGGAGTCCGCCAAGGCCCAGTCCGAGATGGAGAACCGCCTCAACTCGTTCTACACGGACAAGAAGGTGAACGTCGTCCTGTCGCCCAACGACTCGCTCGCGCTCGGGATCGAGCAGGCGCTCGAGGGCAGCGGCTACACCGCCGGTGAGGGCTGGCCGCTCGTCACGGGCCAGGACGCCGACGAGGCCAACGTGAAGAACATGCTCGCGGGCAAGCAGGCCATGACGGTCTGGAAGGACACCCGCACCCTCGGCGACCAGGTCGCCAAGATGGTCCAGCAGATCGTCGACGGCGAGGAGGTCGAGGTCAACGACACCGAGACCTACGACAACGGCGTGAAGGTCGTGCCGTCCTTCCTCCTGGACCCGCAGGTCGTCACCGCCGACACCGTCCAGACGTCGCTCGTCGACTCCGGCTTCTACACGGCCGACAAGCTCGGCCTCTGA